TGCGCGGCGATCTGGCCCGTCTGCATCAAGTGGTCAGCAACTTGCTGACCAATGCCCGGATGCACACGCCGCCCGGTGTGACCGTCACCATCGCTTTGTCCACTGCCGGTGAATTCGCGGAATTGACGGTGACCGATGACGGTCCGGGAATCGATGCCGAATTGTTGCCGAACCTTTTCGGCAGATTTGTGCGTGCCGATAAATCGCGGTCGCGCGAATTGGGCAGCACCGGATTGGGGCTGGCCATCGTGGCCTCGATCGTCGAGGCCCACGACGGCACCGTCGCTGTCACGTCCGAGCCTGGTCGGACGGTGTTTACCGTGCGTATCCCACTGGCTGGCGAGTCGGCTCCGGCCTTCGCGGCCCGGGCTGTGAACCGGCGCGCGAATATATGAATTCGGCCTGAATTTCGGGCCCGCAAAATTCGTATGCGTTCAATATGAATTGGTGGACCGCGAAGAATTCCCTGCCTAGGCTGAAAGTAATTCAGCAATGGAAAGGCAGGTAGTTCAATGAGGAACACCGTCAAAAATGCAATTGTCGCCACCATCGGGAGCGGCCTGGCCGTCGGTGCGCTGGCCTTGGCCGGCCCCGCCGCGGCGGCACCGACGGGTGCGGAGACGGCCCAGCAGACGATCAAGAAGCTGCAGGACGAGGGCTACCGGGTCATCCAGACCCGGGTCGGCAGCGGCTCGATCGACAACTGCAACGTCAGCGCCGTGCGCCCGGGCCGCGACATCACCGAACTCAAGGCCGCGCCGCGGGGTAACACCGAGGAGCGGGTCCGTTACACCACGGTCTACGTCGACCTGCACTGCGGCGGCTAGCGGATCCCGCGAGCGGTGGACCGCTCCAGCGGCCCGGGTTAGGGTGACGGCGTGCTGAGCAGAGTGGTGATTGGCCTGGTGGGCGCCGCGGGGGCGGCAGTGATGAGCGTGCCCGGGGTGGCCTCCGCGGATCCCGCGCCGGCTCCGGCCGTGCCCAACGTCAACGCGTACGCGCCGGTCAAGACCTCCGAATACGCGGTGATGGACAAGACCTGGTACGCGTTCAGCGTCCCGGAGGGCATCACCTGCGTGATCCAGCGCAGCGGCAGCTACGGCTGCAGCGGCCCGATCCCGGCCGCCCCCAATGGCGCCAATCTGGTCAGCGGCGGCCCCGGGGTGCCCGGGTTCGCCAGTTCACCGGCCCCGGTGTTCGCCGTCGTCGGCGACGCCAAACCGCTGCCGCCGAACTCCCGGCTCAGCTATCAGACGATCAGCTGCGGCACCGACGGTGTGACGACGTCATGCGTCGACGGCCGCAACCAGGCCGGCTTCGTGCTCAGTCCGGCCGGCAGCTTCGTCATCGGCGAGCAGGAGTCGGACTTCAAGCCCACCTTCCAGATCGGCTGACGTCAGCCGATCCCTTCGAGGGTCTCCACCTCGCTGGTGCCGATGTTCGAGATCACGTGTGGTGATCGGCGGCTCAGGATCCAGTACCAGACCAGCGCGGCCGCGACGGTCGCGAGGAACAGCCACGGGATCACGTTGAGCGGGTAGGCCGGTACCGGATACACGTTGGCGTAGAAGACATATGCCATGGAGACGACGGCCACCACGGCGGCCGGCCAGACCAGCGGGACCCGGGCGTTGATGCCGCGCAGGAACACCACCGAGGCGATCGCGGCCGCCGCGTAGGCCACCATGTAGCCGTAGGTGCCGTAGGTGTCCACCCACGTCACGACATCCATGGCGTCGACGCCCCGCAGGTACATCACCACCGGCACCGCAACCACCAGCGGAGCGACCGAGATCAGCGCGCGGTGCGGGGTCAGGTGCGTCGGGTGCGTCCGGCCGATCGCGGACGGCACCACGCCTTCCTTGCCCATCACGTAGAGGATGCGCCCGATGACGTTCATCGGGGCGACCACCACGGCGAAGAACGACGCCGCGATACCGAAGTTCAGGATCGGGTTGAACCATGTCGGCATGCCGACCATCGTGGCGATGTCGTCGAGCGGCTGCGCGGATTCGCCGAGTGCCGGTCCGAGAGCAGCGACTTGGGTGTAGGCGGCGAAGATGTAGAGCACGCCGACACCGGCCGCGCTCCACATGATGGCGCGCGGCACCGCACGGTAGGGGTCCTTCGCCTCGCGCGCGAGCGCATCGGCACTGGAGAACCCGACGAATCCCAGGATGGCCAGCACCATGCCGACCACGATTCCCGACGGGGTGGCCGCGCTCAGCTCGAACTGGCCGGCATCGAATGCGTCGGACCCCAAATGCACGAGCGTGACCACCAGCAGCAGGATGATGATGGACACCGAGATCAGTTCCAGCACAAGAGAAACCCGTGCCGAAAGCCGGATGCCGCGGATCGTGAACAGGGTGGCCAGCGCGCCGAGCGCAATGGCCAGCACGATCTGGGCACCGACCCCCTGCACCGGCACGCCGAGCTGGTTGAGCAGGGTGGCGCTGTAGGCCACCGAGCCGCTCAGCGATCCCGCCGCGATACCGAAACAGCCGATCAGCAGGCTGATGCCGGTGACGTAGGCGCCGAACGGGCCGAGCGCGGTCGCGGCGTAGCTGTACAGCGAGCCGGCCGACGAGCGTCGTTTGGCGAACTGCGAGATGCAGTAGCCGACCGACAGGATCACCACCGTCGCCAGGGCGAACGAGATCCAGGTCCCGTTGGCCGCGGTGGTGTAGATGGCTGCGGCGGTGAATGCGATGACCGCGCTCGGTGCGATGTTGGCGATCGCCTGGGCGGCGAGTTCGCCGCCGCCCATCGCGCCCCGCCGCAACCCGGCGTCACCGGTGGTTACGTCGCGCGCCGTCTGAATGTCTTCGGACACTGAGTTTCTCGTTTCTGGTCAGGCTGTGGTGGCCATCGAGGGGATGAGGAGTTGGCGGAGCGCATGGCCGGCGGCGAGATCGTCGAGCGCGGCGGCGGCTTCGGCCAGGGGCCGGCGCCCGGAGATCATCGAGGCCAGATCGAGATTGCCCGCCATGACTTCGTCGACGAGCGCGGGGATGTCGCGCTCGGGCACCGCGGATCCGTAGTTGGATCCGAGGATGCGTTGGTCGGCCTCGGCGAGCGCCAGCGGTTCGAAAGTCGCCCGCTCGCCCTGCGGCGGCAGGCCGACGATGACCGCGGCGCCGCCGAGTCCCAGTGCGGCGACGGCCTGTTCGGTGGTGGCGATCTTGCCGATGGCGTCGAACACGTAGTCGTATCCGGCGTCGTCGACCACCGCGCGCAACGCCGCGACCACATCGTCGGTCTCGGATGCGTCGACCACGTCGGTGGCTCCCAACTGCCGCGCCAGCTCGAGCTTCTCGGCGACGACATCCACCGCCACGATGCGCGAGGCACCGGCCAGCCGCGCACCCTGCACGCAGGCCAGGCCGACTCCGCCGCACCCGATCACGGCGACCGTCGAACCCGGTTGCACCCCTGCGGTATTGCGCACGGCTCCCACGCCGGTCGCGATCGCGCAGCCCACGATCGCGATGTCCTCCAGCGGGGCATCCTTGCGGACCTTGATCGCGCCGCTGCGCGGCACCACGACCTCCTCGGCGAAGGACGAGACACCAAGGTAGTGGTGAACCGTTCCGTGTTGATTGGACAGGCGCGTCGTCCCGTCGTACAGCGTCCCACCCGGCGCGACCACCGAGGCGACCAGCGAGCACTGGGCCGGCCGGCCGGCTCGGCAGGCACGGCATTCACCACAGCCGGGCACCCAGCTCAGGACGACGTGGTCGCCGGGTTCGAGGTCGAGGACGCCGGGGCCCACGGCGCTGACGACGCCCGAGCCCTCGTGGCCGAGCACGACCGGGGCGGGCACCTTCCAGGCCCCGGTGGTGACGTGCAGATCGGAATGGCACACGCCCGCGGCGGCGATCTTGACCCGGACCTCGCCGGGGCCGGGCGCGGCGAGGTCGACGTCCTCGATGCTGATGACGCCGTCACCGTCGAAGACGGCGGCCTGAATCCGCGTCGACTCGTTTCTGGGCTCGGTTGCAGGTGCAGACACCGCATGCCTTTCTGTGCTTCGGGGGCATCGCCGCATGTAGGGTTCAATGCCATAAAACGATGAACGTGTTTTACACCACTAAACAAACGAGCGTCAACAGAAGTGGGGAGGGTTCGGTGACGGACGGCCAGCAGACCGGCACGGAAACCGGCATGGGGCGGGCCGGGGCGAGGCTGCGCGAATTCCGTGGTCAGCGTGGATTGAGCCTGACCGAGGTGGCCGCTCGGGCCGAGGTGACCAAGGGATTCCTGAGCCTGGCCGAGCGCGGAATGACCAACGTCTCGGTACCGGTCTTGATGCGCATCTGCGATGCGCTGGGGATCGGCGTCGGTGATCTGTTCGAGTACCCGTCGGCGCCGGTGGTCCGCAGTGGGGCCGGCGCGCCGCTGGAGATGGGCGGGCACGGGGTCCGGGAAGAACTGCTGACCCCCAAGTCCGAACGTCATGTGCAGGTGATGCACACCGTCATGCGACCCGGCGGCGGCTCCGGCGGGGCCTACCGGCTAGATGCCACAACGATTTTCGTGTACGTGCTCAAGGGCGGACTGAGCATCACCATCGAGGGACAGACCACGGTGCTGAACACCGGCGACAGCATGACCTTCGGCGCGGCCCAACTGCACGACTGGCACAACCCCACCGGCGGCGAGGCCGAGGTGCTCTGGACCATCGCTCCGCCGGTCGGGGCCGAGGACTTTCGCGCCGCGGTACGCGGGGTTTGACCGCACCGCGTGGCGGATGTGACGCAGCGGTCGTTGTCGGCGACGCGTAGCGACGTTGGCGTCACATTCGGCGGCTGACGCCGTGGAACCGGGTGTCAGAACCCGGAGCCGTGGACCTCGTGGCCGGGCTTCTCGATCAACAGGCCCCGGTAGGCCTCCTCGACGGTGCTGCCGTGATTGATCACGCGGTCCACCTCGCGCGCGATGGGCATGTTGAGCCCGTACTTGTCGGCGAACTCCATGATCACGCTGGCGGCCTTGACGCCCTCGGCCACCTGGTTCATCGACGCGATGATCTCGTCGATCTTCTTTCCGGTACCCAGTTGCTCACCGACATGGCGGTTGCGGCTGCGCTGGCTGGTGCAGGTGACGATGAGGTCGCCCATCCCGGCCAGGCCGGCGAAGGTGTCGCGGTGCCCGCCCATGGCCTCGCCGAGTTTGGACATCTCACGCACCGCCCGGGCCATCACCATGGCCCGGGTGTTCTCGCCGATGCCCAGCGAGTAGCCCATGCCGACGGAGATGGCGTAGACGTTCTTGAGTGCTCCGGCCATCTCGACGCCCACCACGTCGTCGGTGGTGTACGTGCGAAACCGCTTGGTGCGGAACAACTCCGCGAGCTTGGCCGCCAGATGTTGATCGGGCATGGCCAGCACCGCAGCGGCGGCGTAGCCCTCGGCGACCTCGCGGGCGATGTTCGGCCCGGCCAGGATGCCGGCCGGATGTCCGGGCAGCACCTCGTCGACGATCTCGCTCATCCGCCGGTTGGTGCCCTGCTCCAGGCCTTTGACCAGCGAGACGACCGGCACCCACGGGCGCAGTTCACGGGCCAGCTCGGTGAGCACCCCGCGGAAGCCGTGGGACGGCACGCCCATCACGATCACGTCGGCGCAGTGGGCCGCTTCGTTGAAATCGTTGGTGGCCTTGAGGGTTTCGGGCAGCGCCACCTCGTCGCCCAGATAGCGCGAGTTGCGGTGGTTGTCGTTGATGTCCTTGGCGGTCTCCTCCGAGCGCACCCATTGCAGGGTCGGTCCGCGCCGGGCGCAGATGGAGGCGACGGTGGTGCCCCACGATCCTCCACCGAGGACGACGACCTTGGGTTCGCGTTGCGCTGGTGCCATGGCGATCAGCGTATTGCCGAGACGCGGTAGCTGAGTCCAAGTTGCCGAACTGGGTCAGGCGGTGGCCGCGCGCCGTCGCGTCAGCGCCCCGATGCCGGCTGCGGCCAGGCAGGCCGTGGACACCGCGGCGGCGAACCACGGAAAGACGGTGGCCAGATCCCAGCGGGTGGCGGCCCAGCCGGCCAACAGCGTCGGGACGGCCATCGCGGTGTAGGCCAGCAGGTAGAACGCCGACATCGTCTCGCCGCGCTGATCGGCCGGGACCACGTGGGACAGGTGGCGCAGCGAGCCGCCGAACCCGAGCCCGAAGGTCGCGCCGAGCATTGCCGCCGCGCCGAACACCAGCGGCCACGACTGCGTGATCAACACCGGAACCGTGAGGGCCAGGGTGATCGCCATGCCCACATCGCCGATGATCGCGGAACGGTGTGCCGGGATACGGGTGGCGGCCAGTTGGGCCATCGCCGCGGAGAATGCGGTGACGGCCACGACGCCGCCGCCGAACACCAGGTTCTCGATGTGAGTCTGGTGCGCGGCCAGTGACGGGTACAGCGAGAGCAGCACCCCCAGCACCGACCAGGACGCCATCGCGCCGAGGGCGGCGAACCAGAAGTCTGACCGAATTTCCTTGGCCACAGCGGGTTTCGAGATCCGGATGGGGCCGGAAGCCCGGGTGGTGTGCGTTTCGCGCAGGGCGAGGACGCCGACCCCGACCAGCACGCAGATCACCGCCACCACGGCGTAGGGCGTGCGCAACGGATGCGGGGCGTACTGTGCGAGCACGGCGGATCCGATGATCGCGACGGTCATCCCGATGTTGAACGCGACGCCGCTGAGCTGCCCCGAGCGCACACCGCGGTGCGGGCGCAGATCCAGCAGCGCGGCGGCGGACACGACCACGATCGAGCCGACGGCCGCGCCGTGGATGGTGCGCGCCAGCAGGAGCAGGGCCATGCTGTCGGCC
The genomic region above belongs to Mycolicibacterium sp. HK-90 and contains:
- a CDS encoding APC family permease; translated protein: MSEDIQTARDVTTGDAGLRRGAMGGGELAAQAIANIAPSAVIAFTAAAIYTTAANGTWISFALATVVILSVGYCISQFAKRRSSAGSLYSYAATALGPFGAYVTGISLLIGCFGIAAGSLSGSVAYSATLLNQLGVPVQGVGAQIVLAIALGALATLFTIRGIRLSARVSLVLELISVSIIILLLVVTLVHLGSDAFDAGQFELSAATPSGIVVGMVLAILGFVGFSSADALAREAKDPYRAVPRAIMWSAAGVGVLYIFAAYTQVAALGPALGESAQPLDDIATMVGMPTWFNPILNFGIAASFFAVVVAPMNVIGRILYVMGKEGVVPSAIGRTHPTHLTPHRALISVAPLVVAVPVVMYLRGVDAMDVVTWVDTYGTYGYMVAYAAAAIASVVFLRGINARVPLVWPAAVVAVVSMAYVFYANVYPVPAYPLNVIPWLFLATVAAALVWYWILSRRSPHVISNIGTSEVETLEGIG
- a CDS encoding Zn-dependent alcohol dehydrogenase, whose translation is MSAPATEPRNESTRIQAAVFDGDGVISIEDVDLAAPGPGEVRVKIAAAGVCHSDLHVTTGAWKVPAPVVLGHEGSGVVSAVGPGVLDLEPGDHVVLSWVPGCGECRACRAGRPAQCSLVASVVAPGGTLYDGTTRLSNQHGTVHHYLGVSSFAEEVVVPRSGAIKVRKDAPLEDIAIVGCAIATGVGAVRNTAGVQPGSTVAVIGCGGVGLACVQGARLAGASRIVAVDVVAEKLELARQLGATDVVDASETDDVVAALRAVVDDAGYDYVFDAIGKIATTEQAVAALGLGGAAVIVGLPPQGERATFEPLALAEADQRILGSNYGSAVPERDIPALVDEVMAGNLDLASMISGRRPLAEAAAALDDLAAGHALRQLLIPSMATTA
- a CDS encoding helix-turn-helix domain-containing protein, whose translation is MTDGQQTGTETGMGRAGARLREFRGQRGLSLTEVAARAEVTKGFLSLAERGMTNVSVPVLMRICDALGIGVGDLFEYPSAPVVRSGAGAPLEMGGHGVREELLTPKSERHVQVMHTVMRPGGGSGGAYRLDATTIFVYVLKGGLSITIEGQTTVLNTGDSMTFGAAQLHDWHNPTGGEAEVLWTIAPPVGAEDFRAAVRGV
- a CDS encoding NAD(P)H-dependent glycerol-3-phosphate dehydrogenase; the protein is MAPAQREPKVVVLGGGSWGTTVASICARRGPTLQWVRSEETAKDINDNHRNSRYLGDEVALPETLKATNDFNEAAHCADVIVMGVPSHGFRGVLTELARELRPWVPVVSLVKGLEQGTNRRMSEIVDEVLPGHPAGILAGPNIAREVAEGYAAAAVLAMPDQHLAAKLAELFRTKRFRTYTTDDVVGVEMAGALKNVYAISVGMGYSLGIGENTRAMVMARAVREMSKLGEAMGGHRDTFAGLAGMGDLIVTCTSQRSRNRHVGEQLGTGKKIDEIIASMNQVAEGVKAASVIMEFADKYGLNMPIAREVDRVINHGSTVEEAYRGLLIEKPGHEVHGSGF
- a CDS encoding MFS transporter; this encodes MARISADSPLGLEHQRWAYPLLLVFSGVALGVSGLPAPLYGIYETAWHLTPLATTIVFAVYALAALAAVLVSGRISDVIGRKPVLVAALIAMIVGLGVFLVADSMALLLLARTIHGAAVGSIVVVSAAALLDLRPHRGVRSGQLSGVAFNIGMTVAIIGSAVLAQYAPHPLRTPYAVVAVICVLVGVGVLALRETHTTRASGPIRISKPAVAKEIRSDFWFAALGAMASWSVLGVLLSLYPSLAAHQTHIENLVFGGGVVAVTAFSAAMAQLAATRIPAHRSAIIGDVGMAITLALTVPVLITQSWPLVFGAAAMLGATFGLGFGGSLRHLSHVVPADQRGETMSAFYLLAYTAMAVPTLLAGWAATRWDLATVFPWFAAAVSTACLAAAGIGALTRRRAATA